From the genome of Podospora bellae-mahoneyi strain CBS 112042 chromosome 2, whole genome shotgun sequence:
GAAACGTCACCCCAGTGCTTGGGGGGACTCAGATAGTGAATCAGCAGGAACAAAAAGACCAAGAGGCAGACGGCCGTGGTGGCATAGGTCTCATCAATGAAGAACATGGCAGCGGCCGACAGGATGCTGCCAATGAAGGCCGTTTGCCAATTGAAGAACTTGAAGCCCGGTCTGAAGTTTGGCGCCGAGCCAATCTTGAGAAGGAAACACGCAAGATTCATGACGAAGAAGGTCATCTGCTCACAGTCAGAATTCTTCCCTCACTCAATGACGGCAGCCTGTTCTCACCTGATATCCCATGGAGATCAAGGTGGCGATCTGGTTAAGGTTGGCAAACATGGCCATCTGGGCACATATGTAGGTCAAAAAGATGGCAACGATAGGCTCGTCCGCCTTTTTCGTCCCCTTGCCGAATACTGACAGACCCGGGAATAACTTGTCTCTGGCGAGAGCTTGCATGAGCTTTGCAGAGCCAATCACTCCCATGAgggccgagaagaaggtcgTGGCGAACTCTCCAGCAAAGATGATGGGAGGGTAGACATTTGTTTCCTGAATAACGTTGCCGTTCCGGAGAAACGAGCTGTGAGTTGTGCTAGACGCCAAAGAAAAGATCACCAGCAAGTAGGCAATGAGGGTCGAGAACATGGCCCATAGTGTTCCACGAGGAATGGATTTGCTGGGGTTTCGGAGGTCTCCCGACATGGACGCACCGGCAAAGATACCCGAAGTTGCCGGAAACAAGACACCGAAGAGACTTCTAAAAGTATCAAAACCGGCATACTCCATGCCGGTAGTGTGTGGAAAGAGGTTTGCCTTCAGGGTTGCGAGACTCACGCCCGTGAACTCGATCCCCCTGTCCGCATCAATGAAGGCTGGGTTGAACACggctgagaaggggatgCTGAGGATGGCGACGACAAGCACCACCAGAAGCGCGTTGCTAGCTTTGGCAAAGATGGAGCTTCCAGCAAGGCAAAGCCCAGTGCACACCACCAGAGCAACCGTCTCAAAGAGATAGTCCCACCAGTATCCATGGGGCATGACATCGTAAAAGTTGAGTTTAATGCAGTCAATAAGACCGACAACGTTGAGGGCCGTGTTCAAGACCTGAGCGAGGTAGAAGAGCAGGCCGATAGAGCCGCCGAACTCGGGACCGAGAGATCTTGAGATGAGGTAGTaggcaccaccgcccttgACCTCTCCATTGGAAGCAATAGCGGAGAGCGAAAGAGTGGTCACAAAGTCTACGAGATAGGCAACGAGAAGCAGGCCTGCGAGGCAGATTAGCTTCCTGGCGGCCGTCCATACCATGTCCATAAGATGTACGCACCAAGCATGCCCAGTAGGCCGATTTGTCCAAGAATGAGACCGAATCTCAAGAACATGAGAATGCTGAGAATGTTGAGGCACACCGGGATGTAGACGCCGGACGTGACGCCGAGCTTGGTCCTCTTGTTGAGGGCTTCGGGttccatgatggcggtgttAGGTAGATATCATGTGTGAGCTGAGGGGATGAGATCGTTCAAAGAAAAGGTAGAAAGAAGAGGTCATAAAGATCATCAGAACATGCCACTCATGTCACGCTCTCCGTCCCCGCCGTGagagttgaagaagaagcgaagagggaggaagaggtcaGGGTCCTGTCCAGCGCCGATAGCCTAGATGTAAGAAGTACCCCACAGCCCGCATTGCTTGAAAGGTCATCGGCAAACGGTTGCAATGGCGCAGATCATGCGGTGGGGAAAGTGGACAGAAGTGCAGGAAATGGAGACGATGGTCTGAGGTTGTCGCAAGATAAGTGCTGTTCAAGGTTGGCCCTCGAATGTCGCGATATCCGCTGGAAAGATCCCCGCGCCGGAAGAGGCTCGAGGCTCGTGTTAGGAGTGGTTCTTGTCCGACAATCGCTGGCTATTAATTGGAGGACGGCGACGTCATTCGATACAAGCGATGTACCCAACAACAGGCAGCTTTGGAGCCATTGACGAATGCCTTTGAGCTGGCGCTGTTCATGGTCGGCCGCGACTTTGAGCTCGAGAGACTTGGCACTTGGCAGTAAACACCAACGATGGCGGGGTGGTTGATAGGGTGCTATCTCGGACAGGACTAAGATGTTGGTAAATTTGTTAgcgcaccaccatcaacagccTAGACCCAAATTCAAGAtccaccccaacctctcTTTGAAAGAGGGGTTTGATACAGAGACGTTACGATTCCTATTGCTCCCTGTCGTCTTTTACGTGTAGCCGTTGCATCGGTCTACCTGATGGGTAAGGGTTGGTTGGCTCCCTCAACATCCGGCCTTTTAAAGCATCGGATGCGGACAGAGATGTTGAGACTGCTGCATATCTGGTGTCTGGTCAAGGTCCATAGACTTTCTCCGCACTCCTCTCTCTTGTGGCTCGGTTTGGACAGCCCCTTTACAGAttcaaagagagagagacagagtAGGTATGCAACAGTTGAAGAAATGTTGGAGAGGCTGGTTGACATCGGTATCCATGGTGGCTCAGTCCAGTCTGTGCTCAGGAACGGCCCTGGTTATCAAGGTGTCAACGGGTGTTCCCTGCTGAAGTTGTATGTCAACAAAGCCTTGGGGCAGATAGTAGTCCTCAACAACTGACATACTCCAATCGAGAAACAGGTAAATAACCCATATTCATATGTAAGTAGCCATATCCATATGATGCGTCACAGCGAGCCAAACTTGGACAGGTTGGAATTGTGCGGGCAGGTGACTATGGTTCAGGGTCCAGGCTGTTTCACGCAGCGGAGTGTGGGGGCCTTGCTGGTGGGCCCGGCGGAAGCCGCTCAACGCTCAACAGCGTCAAGCTCCAACTGCTGTCAGCAGGCCGCCCACTGCCGCTGATTGTCTTGCCCCCAATTCGTTCCTTATcgctggtgttgaggtcACAAGTCCATCCCACGCCGtcgagagcgagagagagactCATCAACCGCCCAGCCTATCCGTACCATCCCCTCTTTTCCCCCGGACCGTTGTCCTCTTCCCAAACGTTGACGGCAAAAATCAATTGCTACCTCGAACCATCCTATCAAGTCTCGAACCGTTGTTTGTCTCAAGTCCCACGAAGCGGCGTTTGCGGCGTTCGCTCAGTTCACCGACGAGGTCAGgtcaccaacaccagatCCCCAACCTTTTTTTGCTTCAAGACATGAGATAGAAAGTGGTCACACATCATCATAGATCATCATGTCAAATACCGGAAGGGAttctccggctccggctcctaTACCTCAAGTCTCGACTTCACCCGGCTCGTTTCGTGCCAGGTCTTTCGTTGGCTCGATCCCACGCGCATCATCCACTGCTCGACTTGCCTCACCGGCTCGCCCATACAATGGCTATGGCACACCTCCTGCCGCACAAACCTCACCGCCACTAGGTGATAAGGGAGATTCAGACAGTTTGGCGCCTCTGCCTGGGCCTGGCTCGCACGCTGCTGGCCCAGGTATCTCGGCGCTGGCTGCGGCATTGTCCCAGTCGATAGGCACTTCACCACCGCGTTTCGGCACGCCTCCTGTTCGAGCCCTTTCGCCCGTCCCGAACCGCTCCctctctcctgctcctgggGCAGCGCCATTCCCAGCGTCGGGTACTTCGCCATATCACGGCTCCTTTGACGCAAGGCGGAATTATTCCGGCGCGTATGAGGACCCCGAAATTGTCAAGAGGCACTTGGTTCAGCCAGGCGATGCTGGGTCCGATGACGGGTCGAGGAAACTCAGCGATGGCTCCAAGGGAAAACAGCCGGCAGAAGatgactttgacgacgagTTTTCCAGTCTGAAACTGCAGGGCGGTGACATCACTCGGCCAATATACAAATGGACCGAAGAGGTGGAACAGCGAAACAAGATGCAGCGCAGCAAGAGTTTCAGCACACCGCGGCCGGATCCTGAAAACGAGACGCTTgatatcaacaccatcaaggttcCCGGAGGCTTCAGACGCAACTTCCTGAGGCGGGCGGCCGGGGATGGACCAGTCAACCCGGATGACACCGAGTACGGCGCAGGACCGAGCGACCGACAGCAGCCGCCAAAACTCTTTACCAACAGCTTCCTCGagtttctctctctctatgGCCACTTCGCCGGTGAAGAactcgaggaggatgacgaggtgCTCAAACCTGGCGAGTACTTCACGTCGGGCAGCGAAAGTAACCTGTTCGATGACGATACAGAGGACGAGCATGAGCCAATGGAAGACAGCGCTTTGCTGCCACCATCCCGgcggaagagaaggagaaaggaGCGAGGTGGCAGCGGGACAAACAGTCCCATGGGCGcggcgctgctgcttctcaaGTCCTTTGTGGGAACTGGTGTTCTATTCCTGCCTCGTGCCTACCTCAATGGTGGCATGCTCTTCAGTAACTTGGTTCTGCTGTTTGTAGCCGCTCTGAGCTACTACTGCTTTGTTTTGCTCGTCAATACGAGATTAAGGGTCGAGGGCTCGTTTGGTGATATTGGTGGCATTCTCTACGGCAAATGGATGAGAaatctcatcctcttctcaaTCGTTTTGAGCCAGATCGGCTTCGTTGCTGCTTACATCGTCTTCACCTCAGAGAACTTGCAGGCATTCATCTTGGCTGTGACGGATTGCAAGACGCACATTCCGATCACCTGGCTGATTGTCATGCAGATGGTGATCTTTTTGCCATTCTCTCTGCTTCGCGATATTGGAAAGCTGGGCTTCACGGCTCTCATCGCCGACgccttcatcctcatcggtcTGGCCTATCTGTTTTACTACGACATTCTGACACTCAACACCCAAGGTTTGGCAGACATTGTCATGTTCAACCAGAAAGACTGGACCCTCTTCATCGGCACGGCCATTTTCACCTTTGAGGGCATTGGTCTTATCATTCCCATCCAGGAATCCATGCGCAACCCTACCAAGTTCCCCAAGGTCATGGGTATTGTGATGattatcatcaccactctcTTTGTCGTCATGGGCGCGGTTTCGTATGCCGCCTACGGATCCAAGACTgagacggtggtgttgctCAACCTTCCGCAGGACGACAAGATGGTCAACGGTGTACAGTTCTTGTATTCATTGGCTATTCTGCTTTCGACTCCCCTCCAGATCTTCCCGGCCATCAGAATCACGGAGAATGCGCTCTTCACCAAGAGCGGCAAGTACAACCCGTATATCAAGTGGCAGAAGAACGTGTTCCGCTTCTTCGTGGTGGCGTTCTGCGCCCTGATCGCCTGGGGAGGAGCCGACAGTCTGGACAAGTTTGTGGCGCTCGTTGGTAACTTTGCCTGCATCCCGCTGGTGTACATCTATCCTGTAAGTTCTGATGATTCTTCATCTTCTTAAAACTCTGGCTGACGAGATATACAGCCGATGTTGCACTACAAGGCAGTGGCCAAGACGGCGTTCCGCAAGTGGTCGGATATCCTGCTCTGCATCTTTGGATTCGTGGCCATGGCCTACACCACCAGCTTGACGGTCATGAGCTGGGCCTCGGGATCCGAAGGAGGCGGTGCTCCGGGTTACTGTGACTCGAAGGGGCACGCCTTGTGAATGACCACACAAACACAGACTAGTGCACATACGACATGACATACACACgagacacacacaccacacacataCACGAACAGCCTTGCTTTCTCTGTTTTGAATAACTGTTTAGCGTCAATCGTCATGGTTGAATCATAGCACTATGCAGGGTAGGAGGGTTATGGAGTGGGAGGGCAGGTCGTTTTGGAGAAGGgtgttttatttttattttgttttaTCTTTTAGGGTTGCATCATTGGTATTACTTGGTAGATTCTATTTGCTTCAACTAGAGCAGCGTGTAAGACATGTAGGTAGTTAGGCAGTAGACCACATACATCAGActttggggggggttgggttgggagggttgtAATGTGATTTGCTGAGGAACCAGACTGAATTGCGGCGGGCGAGGGATGTTACTACATTGATTGGTCTTCAAATAACCATGATTTAATCTGAGCTGCTTGGTGCAAGTGAGTGAATATACAGGTAGAAAAAGGAAGGATCCATGGATCTGGAACAATGGGGCGTGTTGAGTGCACGGGCCACGCGTTTGCCTCTTTCTTGTGAACCTTGAGTGGAAGTGAATCAGTCTTTGGTTTACAACTTCATCAAAACATCATTCACATTACATTCGCCATcgcttctttttttgctATCTTGGTTTGCTTTGAAAGGGATATACCGTACACTTTAAAGAGAGTTTCACATCGGTTTTCTTTGCGGCACACACACTTCTTTTGATCAACGGGATCTTTTCTCAGCGGGTTGTTAATCACCAGTTACGATGAACGCCCCAGACAGGTAAGCCTTTTGGGTTTGATGAATTcacttttgttttgttgcaCAAACACACTACCttttgggggatgaggatgaggatgaggatgagggtggggatggggatgaggatggggagggggatggggatgaggatggggatggggatgaggatggggatggggatggggatggggatggggaggggagtagTTCGGCGCGTTTGATTGGAAATGGGACATGATGGAGAATGGGTGGAAaacggcggcggtgttgatgttAGGGGTGATGGGATGGTGTTTCGACTTGGACGTTCAACCTCAGGGGGACCCAACTTGGCCATTTCAGGGGGGCCATATCGACAACATGAGGAAGGAGCGATTTTGGAGAGGGCAGGACAGTTGCTCCTTCCCATTGTCAAGATTGGCAAGATGTCGGGGTGGATCAACGGACACTGCCACTGCGACACAAatcacaacaacacaacaatAAGGCAACAAATTTACAAATGCCCAATTATCACCATCgcaacatccaccacctccatctaCATATCCccttccatccatccatgccaccaaccatcaaaaGATGTCCAACCCCGCCAGCTCCGACAACATACCCAACCGGTATGAACGTATCGATTTTCATCCAGGCCTTCACTTTCCTCGCCAatctcaccatcatcctgtCAACCCAAGTTTACTAATagttttttctctctctcacacacacagatTCGAACTTTTCCTCTTGGGAGAAGGCGAGAAGAAGATCGCCGAGACGGTGGTGAACAGTATGTTTGCTCTTTTTGGTCTGCTGTTACCACTTTTTGCTTACAGAAAACAGGCATCCCCAATTGCTCCGACTTTCTCATGAAAAAGGAGGACCACACGATCGGGAACCTGCTCGCGGAGCATCTGAAGAAGGATCCGCAGGTCATGTTTGCTGCTTACAAAAGTATGTTTCCCTTCCTCAACGGGGGTATAAGGGCCAATACTGATGGCAATTAGTTGGACATCCTAACGTCCCCGAGGTGCTGCTTCGCATCCAGACCAACGGCGACATCAACCCCCGCGAGGCGCTCGTCAAGATCCTCAAACAGCTTGTTGCTGCGTATGGGCAGTTGGGCAGGGAGTTTCAGAAGGAGTTGGCGCTGAGGCAGTATGCGGATCAGGGGGAGGGGCCTGGGGGGATTTGAGTGGTTCAACAAGGTGCAGATGGGTTGGaatgaaagggggggagaaaTGGTGTTTCCTTTGGTTGGGAGAAGAAAGtcttggtggaggagagggggggatgaaaggaaaaaatataatttaggggagggggttttcTCTCCATGCTTATTAGCATAAGTAGATGCAGCGGTAATCATTGCCAAGGCGTTGATGCTGGGTGTGGTTGAAGGTGGTATCAATGTTGGTGCGAACTTTTCCATCTCATGGTTCAACTATTCTGGCCCTTCTCTTCTTAAAAAGCCTTGTTCTGTCACCCGGTTATGGTTTGTGTGTTTGATTGTCATCATGGCGAACCACCCGCTCCGCCGggcccttctcctcctggAATCAACTGTCATTTTTCTCTCATCAGCACCTGCCGGGATGGTAATCATATCAGGGGGACAAACCATGCAGAtgttgttgccgttgaggaggatcttCTTgagttgggtgttgttgccAGAGTAGTCGAATTCTGTCACGTCTTCGAGGACCATGTCTGTCTTTTATCAGAATCCGCTTCCTGTATGGAACGGGAAGGAGGATGGAAAGGTGGGTTTACGTACTGACGTAATCATCAAAGCCGACGAGGGTGCCGGAGAATTCTAAGTCTTGTTAGTTATGTGAGTTGGtagggtgtgggaggtggtggtaagggggagagagagagaggtacCCTTGTCGCCTTTCATGATGACCCAGATGCGGGAGCCGACGCACTTGTCGATGAGTTCTGcctcacaacaaccaacatTAGCAAGTGTTTTTGGGATTggtgggaggaaagggggggaaggtaacaccgagggggaggagttgggaggCCATTTCTTGTTTCTGTATCTTGGTCTCGTTTGATGTTTGCTGGTTCAATGTGAGTGGGTTGGACATGAGTTTGAGTCGAAGCAATAAGCAGTTGTGTGAGGTGGGCGAGCTTGAGCTGTAGTTGCTGTCTTGGCAACATCGTAATTACCGTATTTCGGTTACAGTATGCAAGTCCCGTGATATCGCGTAAAGCACTCACCCTCGTGCTTCGGTAGTTGCATATTGTTCGATCCATCCTTCTCCAAACTGAACAACCTACCCCAAattcaaccccaacccgcccAAACTTCGGCTCCCGGCGAGCATTTCTCCAATCGCTACCTTTTGGGAAGAACTGCCCCTCCTTTTTAACTCTTTACCTGTATGGATAGCGCGTTTGTCGTGCTGCAGTGTTGCCTAGATTGCGGACCATGGCACTGGCGCACATGACGCGACTTCTCTTATCATGTTTTCTTCGATCAAGTCCTCCTCGTCTAACGCTGTGAGACGTTTGGTTGGGAATAGGTTTTTGTAAGTCTTTTGATCGCTGGGTCAAGGATTTTGGGCCTGACTCAGGTTGCAGCTATACCACTGTGAGATGTGCTGCTGGAAGGGGCAGGATGGGTGGGAGAAACCAGCAAGTATGGGATTCTAgcaggggggttgtttttgctgGGCAGAGCAGGGGGTTTACGACTTCTCTGATGAGACCAACTGAGGCTGGGGAGCGGACAACGGTGGAGAGCGAGACTTTTGAGAAgagtgttgaggagggaggggaggctgctgaggagagggtggaggtgaaggttGAAAAGGTCGAGACTGTCGGTGTtacgggcgaggagggacaGGAAAAGGCTGAagatggggagaagaaggttgaaggtggggagaaggaagaaaagcgcgaggaagaagtcctcacaccaccacacacacccctcGACTACAAGATCCCCGATGACATCTTCCTCGCAGCCAAGAAAGCCCCCGAGGGCTCACCTAAATCCTACTGGAGCTACCAAATGTACCGGGGGCCTCAAAATCTAAGGCCAAAGGTCCATTACTGCACCACCCAGACCGTCGCCGAGCGCGTCATCGAGAGATATTTCCTCAACGAGCCACTGCTAGGATTCGACCTTGAATGGATGGCAGACGCTCTGCCATGGCATGGGGCGAGAAAAAACGTCTCGCTTATACAAATCGCGTCACCAACCCGGATTGCCCTTTTACATGTGGCCCTCTATCCTAAAAGTAAACCCCTCGCCACGCCTCTTTTGAAGAAGATATTGGAGGATCCAAAAATCACCAAAGTCGGCGTTTGGGTCATGGGCGACGCCGGTAAAGTGCAAAGGTATCTCAAGATCACCCCGAGGGGACTGTTCGAACTGAGCCACTTGTACAAGCTGGTCAAATATTGCGAGAGCGGGGAGCACAGcctcatcaacaagaagCTGGTCAGTCTTGGGAAGCAAGCCGAGGAGGTGTTAAAGCTGCCATTATACAAGGAGCTTGATGTTCGAACAAGCAACTGGTTACAGTCGCTGCGGCTCGATCAAATCATATGtaagcccccccccccccccgcctcctttTGCTCTACTTTTCCAAAACTAACACCTCCCGGCAGACTCAGCATCAGACGCCTACGCCGGCGTCCAAATCTACTCCATGCTTAACCACCAACGCCTCCAACTCTCCCCctgccctcccctcccccaccccgccgAACTCAAACTCCCTATTGAACTCCCCGATCACACCGTCCTACCCCCCTCGACAGAAACGGATGAAATAGAAATGACGCCCGCCGAAGCCGTATCCGATCCaaaactcaccaccaccaccaccaccaccaaaaagccACGGGGATCCTCCACCTtcaaaaaggaaaagcaCCCCCTCGTCCGCGAAGCCGACATGTGGCTAGCACAATACTTtgtctcccacccccaaccggCAAACGCCACCAGCGCCACGGCCGTCATGCCCTCGCACCTGAGGGCGTATTACATCTGGCATCACAACCCAGAGCAGAGCATACAAGACATATGCGCCCTGCTCCGCGACCCGCCGCTGCAGGTGGCGACGGTGGAGAATTACATCTTCAAGGCTATCAAGCGGGCTGGTGTGCAGTATGACAAGGCGAGGGTGATCGAGATGCTGGAAGCGAAAAGGCAGGCTGCGGCACCGGGGGCGAAGTTTTTCGAGTCCGAGTTTCTAAGcaagttgaaggaggaggaggcggcggcgatggaggagacggtgatggaggagacggtgatggaggagacggtgatggaggagacgaggagggaggatagTGTTGTTGTGTAAAATGGGCTACACAATACAACAAAAGGTTggcagagaaggaaaagccTGTTTGGAAAAGAAAGTGTAAAACTGAGAAACAAGTCTATGATATGAATGGGGAAACAGAACGTTTCGCCTCGGGGGGCCCTAGAACATAGGCATAACATCACTATGGAGACACCATTGACCTCGATCACGATAATAACAAATCACATCAAACCAGATGCAAAAACAACCCACAATTCAAACTTGGTATACATTTCAAATAATCAACCACCTACTATGGGTATAACCTCCCTCTtactatctctctctctccccccccgccccatcacctccttgctccctccccctactCCCTAACCACATCCCTCCCCCGATTAACCTGCACCTTcttatcctcccccccgctcAAAATCCCCAACTCCCTATCCCACACAACCCCAAACACCttcgccccctccccagcaacactcttcttcttcccctgcctgctctccctctcaaaaaCATACACCGGCTCGCTCACAttaccccccacccccccttcgcTCTCCCCCCCACTAGCAGGCCTCACGCTCCTCAAGTCCCAAATCCTGCACGTCCCGTCGTGGCTCCCGCTCACAAGCGAGTATTCGTTTTCCGGATTGGCCGCCAAAGCGACAACCTTGTTCGTGTGCCCTCTCAGCGTCATCACGCTCGTCGTAGCAGCAGAGGCGCGGGGGTCGACGAGCGTGATGTGTCTTGCCGACGTGCCGACAGCAAGCAATGGTGCGCCGTTCGATCTTGGAATAGCGCACAACGACAGCAGAGAGTGAGAAagggtgaggttggcaaCGACAGAGCCAGTGGTCAAATCGAGCGTCTTGACCGTGTGGTCTTGCGAGACGGAGTAGCCTACTGTGTGGTCTCTTGGGTCAAAGACGGCAGCTGTGGCGGGGGCGTTGTGGATTTGcatgaggaagagagggccacgctggggggtggtgacagAAGAGGCAACCTTCCTCCGCTTGGAAGTGTGCGCGttagggaggagggaggcgtcGGCCtcaggggaggaggacttgGAGGCGGACCAGAGAGCGACGGAGCCGTCGGCGGATGCGGTGAGGATGCGCTTGGAGGGGCCGTGTACTTCGAGGGAGTCGACGCTGGCGCGATGGCCGTAGAGCTCGAGGGTGGGCTTGAGTTCTGCTTGGCCTGAGGCGCCCGGGTCGGTGTACTTCCACACACGGACTGATCTGTCCATGCCGGTCGAGGCGATCTgagtggaggagatgaacTTGGCGGCTTTGATGCTGGCGGAGTGACCGCCGTGGCTGGCCGAGGGGGCGGTAACGAGGACCTCACCCGAGGTATTCCATATTCTGAGGAGACCGTCGTAGCTGGCCGAGAGGATCCTTTCTTGGCCCCGGGAGAAGTTCTCGCCTGACCAGCGgccggcgggggaggtggcagTGAGGGCATCAACAGATGAAACCCAATCGTCATGCTCGAACGAGGCTTCGAATACGGGGGGTATTAAGGAGCGGACGTATTGGAGTGTGAGGTTCGTTTCGAGGGACAGGCCCTCGGAGTTGAGGTAGTCTTCGAGGCTGGACCGGAGGAAGCTGCCATTGACGAGGAAGTCGAAGGGGATGGAGCCTGAATCGAGCATCAGATCCGAGTTGAGAATACGAGAGAGGCCATAGCGGCGGATATCGGCGGGAACGAGGAGTTGTCTCTTCTCTtctgggagctggagatCGGCttcgttggtggtgaaggtcACCTTGACCTGGGCGCCGGGCGCATCGTTCATTGGCTCGTCCATTGTGGTTATCTGAGGGTGTGGATGGTTGAAGAGGGAATCAATTGGACCTGCTCTAGAGGTATTGGAGAAGGTCGGGTCAAAGCAGAGGGCTAATAATGAAAGATGTCGAGTTATGGTCCTCTGGTGCAAAAATCAAGCTACTGTTGCAGGGATCGCATTCAGTCtcgggattttttttttttttttgtcccTGCAGCTCGAGTTCAGCGATTTGGAACCCCACGGCAGGCTTATCTTATCGCAAGCCTTATTTAGCGGGGCACCTTTTTGGGCCAGAACTCAATTAATTACAGGCCATCAGGACGCGTCTACCGCGTCTGCGCGTCTTGCTAAGTTGGGCTTTGAATCTCCAGTGCAGGTTCTCGGCGACCCAGAAACACCAGACAGTAACCTGGAAGTGCATCAGGAACAGCCCATCATGGTGAAGCTCGAAGATATTGCCGGTCTCGGTCTGCTACAGGCACCACCAAAGTAGGAGCAAGTCTCTCATCAATTCCAATGAAAAACATCACTAACTGGTGCGCCCTAGAACCGACTCCAAAAACACCGACCTGGAGAGAGCCCCTTCCAACTACAAGTCACTCAATACATTTGCGCTGCCCAAAGCCCGACAATATCAACAACAGTTTGCCGATATATATTTCCTACGCCTGACCAAGATCAAACCTGCTGTGGAACAGATCGC
Proteins encoded in this window:
- the LSM5 gene encoding RNA-binding protein lsm5 (COG:A; EggNog:ENOG503P554) is translated as MSNPLTLNQQTSNETKIQKQEMASQLLPLELIDKCVGSRIWVIMKGDKEFSGTLVGFDDYVNMVLEDVTEFDYSGNNTQLKKILLNGNNICMLIPGGEGPGGAGGSP
- the RPB11 gene encoding DNA-directed RNA polymerase II core subunit (BUSCO:EOG0926591L; EggNog:ENOG503P5DE; COG:K) encodes the protein MNAPDRFELFLLGEGEKKIAETVVNSIPNCSDFLMKKEDHTIGNLLAEHLKKDPQVMFAAYKIGHPNVPEVLLRIQTNGDINPREALVKILKQLVAAYGQLGREFQKELALRQYADQGEGPGGI
- a CDS encoding hypothetical protein (COG:E; EggNog:ENOG503NVU6), whose protein sequence is MSNTGRDSPAPAPIPQVSTSPGSFRARSFVGSIPRASSTARLASPARPYNGYGTPPAAQTSPPLGDKGDSDSLAPLPGPGSHAAGPGISALAAALSQSIGTSPPRFGTPPVRALSPVPNRSLSPAPGAAPFPASGTSPYHGSFDARRNYSGAYEDPEIVKRHLVQPGDAGSDDGSRKLSDGSKGKQPAEDDFDDEFSSLKLQGGDITRPIYKWTEEVEQRNKMQRSKSFSTPRPDPENETLDINTIKVPGGFRRNFLRRAAGDGPVNPDDTEYGAGPSDRQQPPKLFTNSFLEFLSLYGHFAGEELEEDDEVLKPGEYFTSGSESNLFDDDTEDEHEPMEDSALLPPSRRKRRRKERGGSGTNSPMGAALLLLKSFVGTGVLFLPRAYLNGGMLFSNLVLLFVAALSYYCFVLLVNTRLRVEGSFGDIGGILYGKWMRNLILFSIVLSQIGFVAAYIVFTSENLQAFILAVTDCKTHIPITWLIVMQMVIFLPFSLLRDIGKLGFTALIADAFILIGLAYLFYYDILTLNTQGLADIVMFNQKDWTLFIGTAIFTFEGIGLIIPIQESMRNPTKFPKVMGIVMIIITTLFVVMGAVSYAAYGSKTETVVLLNLPQDDKMVNGVQFLYSLAILLSTPLQIFPAIRITENALFTKSGKYNPYIKWQKNVFRFFVVAFCALIAWGGADSLDKFVALVGNFACIPLVYIYPPMLHYKAVAKTAFRKWSDILLCIFGFVAMAYTTSLTVMSWASGSEGGGAPGYCDSKGHAL
- the YTM1_2 gene encoding ribosome biogenesis protein ytm1 (COG:A; EggNog:ENOG503NU6D) encodes the protein MDEPMNDAPGAQVKVTFTTNEADLQLPEEKRQLLVPADIRRYGLSRILNSDLMLDSGSIPFDFLVNGSFLRSSLEDYLNSEGLSLETNLTLQYVRSLIPPVFEASFEHDDWVSSVDALTATSPAGRWSGENFSRGQERILSASYDGLLRIWNTSGEVLVTAPSASHGGHSASIKAAKFISSTQIASTGMDRSVRVWKYTDPGASGQAELKPTLELYGHRASVDSLEVHGPSKRILTASADGSVALWSASKSSSPEADASLLPNAHTSKRRKVASSVTTPQRGPLFLMQIHNAPATAAVFDPRDHTVGYSVSQDHTVKTLDLTTGSVVANLTLSHSLLSLCAIPRSNGAPLLAVGTSARHITLVDPRASAATTSVMTLRGHTNKVVALAANPENEYSLVSGSHDGTCRIWDLRSVRPASGGESEGGVGGNVSEPVYVFERESRQGKKKSVAGEGAKVFGVVWDRELGILSGGEDKKVQVNRGRDVVRE
- a CDS encoding hypothetical protein (COG:L; EggNog:ENOG503NXUW), which encodes MFSSIKSSSSNAVRRLVGNRFFYTTVRCAAGRGRMGGRNQQVWDSSRGVVFAGQSRGFTTSLMRPTEAGERTTVESETFEKSVEEGGEAAEERVEVKVEKVETVGVTGEEGQEKAEDGEKKVEGGEKEEKREEEVLTPPHTPLDYKIPDDIFLAAKKAPEGSPKSYWSYQMYRGPQNLRPKVHYCTTQTVAERVIERYFLNEPLLGFDLEWMADALPWHGARKNVSLIQIASPTRIALLHVALYPKSKPLATPLLKKILEDPKITKVGVWVMGDAGKVQRYLKITPRGLFELSHLYKLVKYCESGEHSLINKKLVSLGKQAEEVLKLPLYKELDVRTSNWLQSLRLDQIIYSASDAYAGVQIYSMLNHQRLQLSPCPPLPHPAELKLPIELPDHTVLPPSTETDEIEMTPAEAVSDPKLTTTTTTTKKPRGSSTFKKEKHPLVREADMWLAQYFVSHPQPANATSATAVMPSHLRAYYIWHHNPEQSIQDICALLRDPPLQVATVENYIFKAIKRAGVQYDKARVIEMLEAKRQAAAPGAKFFESEFLSKLKEEEAAAMEETVMEETVMEETVMEETRREDSVVV